A window from Pararge aegeria chromosome 6, ilParAegt1.1, whole genome shotgun sequence encodes these proteins:
- the LOC120624731 gene encoding sorting nexin-13-like isoform X3, which produces MIGRVLGWFGLVSIIIIALLGFGLYLTLLTFFVSFLIGVLTIFYLNYDHKKVFSADIDCLDDPLQQTNFSIQSAKVLELFENEKPSPKFDSRITGSETVDSFISEIISIIINDYVTTWYEVVTDDQEFTSHSIKKLVVAAGANIANRVKCVDWVHLLSTRFPEELTVHLKLFKQSRVRLKHLQLLSAKEVNGTSKPSPKKQDEKKTHRRNKSETDLTWPPDSQTFGKSKFYSSSENIGSNNLMDLFFDLECSMENKQICRDTFCTDSEKEFALLCEVSEAVLYLVAPEEAWKCHAMKLLLIDLLSAIVLKPLINLLSDPDNINRAIIRSCCRDSCLSSELFLLVIRSCGDAEELDATLELVQKDIQKLHSRDSAGEWELQDRQKLSSLQYLCRIIQARLATLGPQEGASNSSNTDKVSEEVLRTLKFLRAIAAWKSNAQYLLEIELNEADAPQTSKAVIDNLRSSALELCDTYLSPSRAAILGTPENCHAELVRKITTEGEEFTNNPVTCFDDMQKCVSDALEDDPSWQADFMMDNEQGESNGVNSDYVRETKPEIPKYAGPSNLKSANTSSLSLSHSAISQSAKNMMSPLSAYIIETALVQDKGRTFGIYAIAVTRASDNEVWHIYRRYSDFYDLHAAIKDKWPELGHLPFPAKKTFQNTSRSVLESRKRMLNNYLQSLTSISRDARYMTLLSMEYLGGFLSPEIQTERHGNSIDALLVNSIKAGMRTLKSMPDQFANTVDGVMDGISKVFQGKSGDSYDNFKVGSSSDIQDDGDESVPLRLLEEVLGIRGLWLRRRLLAPLRTMIADRVNKKVLEFVSSLTSPRNMVQYLKTFKQWLTNRNNPAVSARDAATKARTRVAAKVALLSAASDDLRHIVGTDAARRGLLTVFDLFQTQEINRRLLFVLLEVTLCNLFPDNQIQDMFKKLYSKSPRVPVAKKSVNV; this is translated from the exons atgatCGGAAGAGTTCTAGGATGGTTTGGCCTAGTCTCCATTATAATTATCGCTCTGCTAGGTTTCGGATTGTATCTTACATTGTTAACATTTTTCGTTTCATTTTTAATTGG GGTATTAACTATCTTTTACTTGAACTATGACCATAAGAAAGTGTTTTCTGCTGATATTGATTGTTTGGATGACCCATTGCAACAGACAAACTTTTCAATACAATCTGCTAAG GTTTTAGAATTGTTTGAGAATGAAAAACCCTCCCCTAAATTTGACAGTAGAATCACAGGCAGTGAAACGGTGGACTCATTTATAAGCGAAATAATCTCCATTATAATCAATGACTATGTTACCACTTGGTATGAAGTTGTGACAGATGATCAGGAATTCACCTCACATTCTATAAAAAAGCTGGTGGTTGCAGCAGGGGCTAATATAGCAAATAG agtgaAATGTGTAGATTGGGTCCATCTACTCTCTACAAGATTTCCTGAGGAGTTGACAGTACATTTGAAACTGTTTAAGCAGTCGAGAGTTAGATTAAAACACTTGCAGTTATTAAGTGCCAAAGAGGTAAATGGGACCTCAAAACCAAGCCCAAAGAAACAAGACGAAAAGAAGACTCATCGACGAAATAAAAGCGAAACTGATTTGACATGGCCTCCAG attcaCAGACATTTGGCAAATCTAAATTCTATAGTAGCTCAGAGAATATAGGTAGTAATAATTTAATGGACCTATTTTTCGACTTGGAATGTTCAATGGAGAATAAACAGATTTGTCGTGATACATTTTGCACTGACTCAGAAAAAGAATTTG CTTTACTCTGTGAGGTATCAGAAGCAGTTTTGTATCTAGTCGCGCCGGAAGAGGCCTGGAAATGTCACGCAATGAAGTTACTTTTAATAGATTTGCTGTCTGCAATTGTTTTGAAACCTTTGATCAATTTGTTGAGTGACCCTGACAATATCAATCGGGCTATTATTAGATCT tGTTGTAGAGATTCCTGCCTGTCTTCCGAACTGTTTCTACTGGTCATTAGATCTTGTGGTGATGCTGAGGAATTGGATGCGACATTAGAACTTGTTCAGAAGGATATACAGAAACTA CATTCAAGAGACAGTGCAGGCGAATGGGAATTACAAGATCGCCAGAAATTATCTTCCTTGCAATATTTATGTAGAATAATTCAAGCAAGGTTAGCCACGTTGGGACCCCAAGAag gCGCATCTAATAGCAGCAATACGGATAAAGTATCTGAAGAAGTATTGAGGACGTTAAAATTCCTAAGAGCTATCGCTGCTTGGAAATCGAACGCCCAGTATCTACTAGAGATTGAATTGAATGAAGCAg acGCACCACAGACATCAAAAGCTGTAATCGACAACCTCAGATCGTCAGCGTTAGAACTTTGCGATACATATCTATCACCAAGCCGGGCAGCTATATTGGGTACACCTGAAAATTGTCACGCGGAATTAGTGCGTAAGATAACCACTGAGGGCGAAGAATTCACAAACAATCCCGTTACGTGCTTTGACGACATGCAAAAGTGCGTGAGCGACGCTTTAGAG gaTGATCCATCATGGCAAGCTGACTTTATGATGGATAATGAGCAAGGCGAATCGAATGGAGTAAATAG tgACTACGTTAGAGAAACTAAACCGGAAATTCCGAAATATGCTG GTCCATCGAATTTAAAATCTGCAAATACGAGCAGTTTATCTTTATCACATTCAGCGATAAGTCAGAGCGCAAAAAATATGATGTCGCCGTTATCAGCGTATATTATTGAAACAG CACTAGTTCAGGATAAAGGTAGAACTTTTGGAATATACGCTATCGCAGTGACCAGAGCTTCAGATAACGAAGTTTGGCACATATACAGGCGATATAGCGACTTTTACGATCTGCATGCGGCAATCAAAGAcaag TGGCCAGAACTTGGCCACCTTCCGTTCCCAGCCAAGAAGACATTTCAAAACACGTCGAGAAGTGTACTGGAGAGTCGAAAACGTATGCTCAACAACTATTTGCAAAGTTTAACTAGTATATCAAGAGACGCAAGGTATATGACATTACTATCGATGGAATACTTGGGAGGATTCCTCAGTCCGGAAATTCAGACTGAAAGACACGGTAATTCG ATTGATGCACTTCTGGTGAATTCTATAAAGGCGGGTATGAGAACATTGAAAAGCATGCCTGATCAATTCGCTAATACAGTGGATGGAGTTATGGATg GAATTTCAAAGGTATTTCAAGGAAAAAGTGGCGACAGTTATGATAACTTCAAGGTTGGGAGCTCTTCTGATATTCAAGAT gaTGGAGATGAAAGCGTGCCATTACGCTTATTGGAAGAGGTGTTGGGAATCCGAGGGTTGTGGCTGAGGAGACGACTTCTTGCACCGCTCAGGACCATGATAGCTGACCGTGTTAATAA aaaaGTATTAGAATTCGTTTCGTCGTTGACGTCACCAAGGAACATggtccaatatttaaaaacctttaa acaATGGTTGACTAATCGAAACAACCCCGCCGTGTCAGCGCGAGATGCGGCTACAAAAGCTAGGACCAGGGTTGCCGCTAAAGTAGCGCTATTGTCGGCAGCATCAG ATGACCTCAGGCACATAGTGGGAACTGACGCGGCACGTAGAGGCCTTCTAACAGTATTCGATCTATTCCAAACGCAAGAGATTAACAGGAGATTGCTGTTTGTGTTACTTGAAG TGACCTTGTGCAACCTATTCCCTGACAACCAAATTCAGGACATGTTCAAGAAGCTGTATTCAAAATCACCACGAGTACCCGTTGCGAAGAAATCggttaatgtataa
- the LOC120624731 gene encoding sorting nexin-13-like isoform X2: protein MIGRVLGWFGLVSIIIIALLGFGLYLTLLTFFVSFLIGVLTIFYLNYDHKKVFSADIDCLDDPLQQTNFSIQSAKVLELFENEKPSPKFDSRITGSETVDSFISEIISIIINDYVTTWYEVVTDDQEFTSHSIKKLVVAAGANIANRVKCVDWVHLLSTRFPEELTVHLKLFKQSRVRLKHLQLLSAKEVNGTSKPSPKKQDEKKTHRRNKSETDLTWPPDSQTFGKSKFYSSSENIGSNNLMDLFFDLECSMENKQICRDTFCTDSEKEFALLCEVSEAVLYLVAPEEAWKCHAMKLLLIDLLSAIVLKPLINLLSDPDNINRAIIRSCCRDSCLSSELFLLVIRSCGDAEELDATLELVQKDIQKLHSRDSAGEWELQDRQKLSSLQYLCRIIQARLATLGPQEGASNSSNTDKVSEEVLRTLKFLRAIAAWKSNAQYLLEIELNEADAPQTSKAVIDNLRSSALELCDTYLSPSRAAILGTPENCHAELVRKITTEGEEFTNNPVTCFDDMQKCVSDALEDDPSWQADFMMDNEQGESNGVNSDYVRETKPEIPKYAGDMVLPVIGARHNRSRSDIVGSFAQKMVNDNAGPSNLKSANTSSLSLSHSAISQSAKNMMSPLSAYIIETALVQDKGRTFGIYAIAVTRASDNEVWHIYRRYSDFYDLHAAIKDKWPELGHLPFPAKKTFQNTSRSVLESRKRMLNNYLQSLTSISRDARYMTLLSMEYLGGFLSPEIQTERHGNSIDALLVNSIKAGMRTLKSMPDQFANTVDGVMDGISKVFQGKSGDSYDNFKVGSSSDIQDDGDESVPLRLLEEVLGIRGLWLRRRLLAPLRTMIADRVNKKVLEFVSSLTSPRNMVQYLKTFKQWLTNRNNPAVSARDAATKARTRVAAKVALLSAASDDLRHIVGTDAARRGLLTVFDLFQTQEINRRLLFVLLEVTLCNLFPDNQIQDMFKKLYSKSPRVPVAKKSVNV from the exons atgatCGGAAGAGTTCTAGGATGGTTTGGCCTAGTCTCCATTATAATTATCGCTCTGCTAGGTTTCGGATTGTATCTTACATTGTTAACATTTTTCGTTTCATTTTTAATTGG GGTATTAACTATCTTTTACTTGAACTATGACCATAAGAAAGTGTTTTCTGCTGATATTGATTGTTTGGATGACCCATTGCAACAGACAAACTTTTCAATACAATCTGCTAAG GTTTTAGAATTGTTTGAGAATGAAAAACCCTCCCCTAAATTTGACAGTAGAATCACAGGCAGTGAAACGGTGGACTCATTTATAAGCGAAATAATCTCCATTATAATCAATGACTATGTTACCACTTGGTATGAAGTTGTGACAGATGATCAGGAATTCACCTCACATTCTATAAAAAAGCTGGTGGTTGCAGCAGGGGCTAATATAGCAAATAG agtgaAATGTGTAGATTGGGTCCATCTACTCTCTACAAGATTTCCTGAGGAGTTGACAGTACATTTGAAACTGTTTAAGCAGTCGAGAGTTAGATTAAAACACTTGCAGTTATTAAGTGCCAAAGAGGTAAATGGGACCTCAAAACCAAGCCCAAAGAAACAAGACGAAAAGAAGACTCATCGACGAAATAAAAGCGAAACTGATTTGACATGGCCTCCAG attcaCAGACATTTGGCAAATCTAAATTCTATAGTAGCTCAGAGAATATAGGTAGTAATAATTTAATGGACCTATTTTTCGACTTGGAATGTTCAATGGAGAATAAACAGATTTGTCGTGATACATTTTGCACTGACTCAGAAAAAGAATTTG CTTTACTCTGTGAGGTATCAGAAGCAGTTTTGTATCTAGTCGCGCCGGAAGAGGCCTGGAAATGTCACGCAATGAAGTTACTTTTAATAGATTTGCTGTCTGCAATTGTTTTGAAACCTTTGATCAATTTGTTGAGTGACCCTGACAATATCAATCGGGCTATTATTAGATCT tGTTGTAGAGATTCCTGCCTGTCTTCCGAACTGTTTCTACTGGTCATTAGATCTTGTGGTGATGCTGAGGAATTGGATGCGACATTAGAACTTGTTCAGAAGGATATACAGAAACTA CATTCAAGAGACAGTGCAGGCGAATGGGAATTACAAGATCGCCAGAAATTATCTTCCTTGCAATATTTATGTAGAATAATTCAAGCAAGGTTAGCCACGTTGGGACCCCAAGAag gCGCATCTAATAGCAGCAATACGGATAAAGTATCTGAAGAAGTATTGAGGACGTTAAAATTCCTAAGAGCTATCGCTGCTTGGAAATCGAACGCCCAGTATCTACTAGAGATTGAATTGAATGAAGCAg acGCACCACAGACATCAAAAGCTGTAATCGACAACCTCAGATCGTCAGCGTTAGAACTTTGCGATACATATCTATCACCAAGCCGGGCAGCTATATTGGGTACACCTGAAAATTGTCACGCGGAATTAGTGCGTAAGATAACCACTGAGGGCGAAGAATTCACAAACAATCCCGTTACGTGCTTTGACGACATGCAAAAGTGCGTGAGCGACGCTTTAGAG gaTGATCCATCATGGCAAGCTGACTTTATGATGGATAATGAGCAAGGCGAATCGAATGGAGTAAATAG tgACTACGTTAGAGAAACTAAACCGGAAATTCCGAAATATGCTG GCGATATGGTCTTACCAGTTATTGGAGCCAGGCATAATCGTTCGAGATCAGATATTGTTGGCAGCTTCGCGCAAAAAATGGTCAATGACAATGCTG GTCCATCGAATTTAAAATCTGCAAATACGAGCAGTTTATCTTTATCACATTCAGCGATAAGTCAGAGCGCAAAAAATATGATGTCGCCGTTATCAGCGTATATTATTGAAACAG CACTAGTTCAGGATAAAGGTAGAACTTTTGGAATATACGCTATCGCAGTGACCAGAGCTTCAGATAACGAAGTTTGGCACATATACAGGCGATATAGCGACTTTTACGATCTGCATGCGGCAATCAAAGAcaag TGGCCAGAACTTGGCCACCTTCCGTTCCCAGCCAAGAAGACATTTCAAAACACGTCGAGAAGTGTACTGGAGAGTCGAAAACGTATGCTCAACAACTATTTGCAAAGTTTAACTAGTATATCAAGAGACGCAAGGTATATGACATTACTATCGATGGAATACTTGGGAGGATTCCTCAGTCCGGAAATTCAGACTGAAAGACACGGTAATTCG ATTGATGCACTTCTGGTGAATTCTATAAAGGCGGGTATGAGAACATTGAAAAGCATGCCTGATCAATTCGCTAATACAGTGGATGGAGTTATGGATg GAATTTCAAAGGTATTTCAAGGAAAAAGTGGCGACAGTTATGATAACTTCAAGGTTGGGAGCTCTTCTGATATTCAAGAT gaTGGAGATGAAAGCGTGCCATTACGCTTATTGGAAGAGGTGTTGGGAATCCGAGGGTTGTGGCTGAGGAGACGACTTCTTGCACCGCTCAGGACCATGATAGCTGACCGTGTTAATAA aaaaGTATTAGAATTCGTTTCGTCGTTGACGTCACCAAGGAACATggtccaatatttaaaaacctttaa acaATGGTTGACTAATCGAAACAACCCCGCCGTGTCAGCGCGAGATGCGGCTACAAAAGCTAGGACCAGGGTTGCCGCTAAAGTAGCGCTATTGTCGGCAGCATCAG ATGACCTCAGGCACATAGTGGGAACTGACGCGGCACGTAGAGGCCTTCTAACAGTATTCGATCTATTCCAAACGCAAGAGATTAACAGGAGATTGCTGTTTGTGTTACTTGAAG TGACCTTGTGCAACCTATTCCCTGACAACCAAATTCAGGACATGTTCAAGAAGCTGTATTCAAAATCACCACGAGTACCCGTTGCGAAGAAATCggttaatgtataa
- the LOC120624731 gene encoding sorting nexin-13-like isoform X1, translated as MIGRVLGWFGLVSIIIIALLGFGLYLTLLTFFVSFLIGVLTIFYLNYDHKKVFSADIDCLDDPLQQTNFSIQSAKVLELFENEKPSPKFDSRITGSETVDSFISEIISIIINDYVTTWYEVVTDDQEFTSHSIKKLVVAAGANIANRVKCVDWVHLLSTRFPEELTVHLKLFKQSRVRLKHLQLLSAKEVNGTSKPSPKKQDEKKTHRRNKSETDLTWPPDSQTFGKSKFYSSSENIGSNNLMDLFFDLECSMENKQICRDTFCTDSEKEFALLCEVSEAVLYLVAPEEAWKCHAMKLLLIDLLSAIVLKPLINLLSDPDNINRAIIRSCCRDSCLSSELFLLVIRSCGDAEELDATLELVQKDIQKLHSRDSAGEWELQDRQKLSSLQYLCRIIQARLATLGPQEGASNSSNTDKVSEEVLRTLKFLRAIAAWKSNAQYLLEIELNEADAPQTSKAVIDNLRSSALELCDTYLSPSRAAILGTPENCHAELVRKITTEGEEFTNNPVTCFDDMQKCVSDALEDDPSWQADFMMDNEQGESNGVNSDYVRETKPEIPKYAEKCRRIMKTCFNQLPKLFNKTKYKGNICNKSSTFPRSLTRRVPSNKNHTIPKCTCDMVLPVIGARHNRSRSDIVGSFAQKMVNDNAGPSNLKSANTSSLSLSHSAISQSAKNMMSPLSAYIIETALVQDKGRTFGIYAIAVTRASDNEVWHIYRRYSDFYDLHAAIKDKWPELGHLPFPAKKTFQNTSRSVLESRKRMLNNYLQSLTSISRDARYMTLLSMEYLGGFLSPEIQTERHGNSIDALLVNSIKAGMRTLKSMPDQFANTVDGVMDGISKVFQGKSGDSYDNFKVGSSSDIQDDGDESVPLRLLEEVLGIRGLWLRRRLLAPLRTMIADRVNKKVLEFVSSLTSPRNMVQYLKTFKQWLTNRNNPAVSARDAATKARTRVAAKVALLSAASDDLRHIVGTDAARRGLLTVFDLFQTQEINRRLLFVLLEVTLCNLFPDNQIQDMFKKLYSKSPRVPVAKKSVNV; from the exons atgatCGGAAGAGTTCTAGGATGGTTTGGCCTAGTCTCCATTATAATTATCGCTCTGCTAGGTTTCGGATTGTATCTTACATTGTTAACATTTTTCGTTTCATTTTTAATTGG GGTATTAACTATCTTTTACTTGAACTATGACCATAAGAAAGTGTTTTCTGCTGATATTGATTGTTTGGATGACCCATTGCAACAGACAAACTTTTCAATACAATCTGCTAAG GTTTTAGAATTGTTTGAGAATGAAAAACCCTCCCCTAAATTTGACAGTAGAATCACAGGCAGTGAAACGGTGGACTCATTTATAAGCGAAATAATCTCCATTATAATCAATGACTATGTTACCACTTGGTATGAAGTTGTGACAGATGATCAGGAATTCACCTCACATTCTATAAAAAAGCTGGTGGTTGCAGCAGGGGCTAATATAGCAAATAG agtgaAATGTGTAGATTGGGTCCATCTACTCTCTACAAGATTTCCTGAGGAGTTGACAGTACATTTGAAACTGTTTAAGCAGTCGAGAGTTAGATTAAAACACTTGCAGTTATTAAGTGCCAAAGAGGTAAATGGGACCTCAAAACCAAGCCCAAAGAAACAAGACGAAAAGAAGACTCATCGACGAAATAAAAGCGAAACTGATTTGACATGGCCTCCAG attcaCAGACATTTGGCAAATCTAAATTCTATAGTAGCTCAGAGAATATAGGTAGTAATAATTTAATGGACCTATTTTTCGACTTGGAATGTTCAATGGAGAATAAACAGATTTGTCGTGATACATTTTGCACTGACTCAGAAAAAGAATTTG CTTTACTCTGTGAGGTATCAGAAGCAGTTTTGTATCTAGTCGCGCCGGAAGAGGCCTGGAAATGTCACGCAATGAAGTTACTTTTAATAGATTTGCTGTCTGCAATTGTTTTGAAACCTTTGATCAATTTGTTGAGTGACCCTGACAATATCAATCGGGCTATTATTAGATCT tGTTGTAGAGATTCCTGCCTGTCTTCCGAACTGTTTCTACTGGTCATTAGATCTTGTGGTGATGCTGAGGAATTGGATGCGACATTAGAACTTGTTCAGAAGGATATACAGAAACTA CATTCAAGAGACAGTGCAGGCGAATGGGAATTACAAGATCGCCAGAAATTATCTTCCTTGCAATATTTATGTAGAATAATTCAAGCAAGGTTAGCCACGTTGGGACCCCAAGAag gCGCATCTAATAGCAGCAATACGGATAAAGTATCTGAAGAAGTATTGAGGACGTTAAAATTCCTAAGAGCTATCGCTGCTTGGAAATCGAACGCCCAGTATCTACTAGAGATTGAATTGAATGAAGCAg acGCACCACAGACATCAAAAGCTGTAATCGACAACCTCAGATCGTCAGCGTTAGAACTTTGCGATACATATCTATCACCAAGCCGGGCAGCTATATTGGGTACACCTGAAAATTGTCACGCGGAATTAGTGCGTAAGATAACCACTGAGGGCGAAGAATTCACAAACAATCCCGTTACGTGCTTTGACGACATGCAAAAGTGCGTGAGCGACGCTTTAGAG gaTGATCCATCATGGCAAGCTGACTTTATGATGGATAATGAGCAAGGCGAATCGAATGGAGTAAATAG tgACTACGTTAGAGAAACTAAACCGGAAATTCCGAAATATGCTG AAAAATGCAGACGAATAATGAAAACCTGTTTCAACCAATTGCCAAAGCTGTTTAACAAAACGAAGTACAAAGGCAACATCTGTAACAAGTCCTCTACCTTTCCCCGTTCCTTAACCCGAAGAGTTCCAAGTAACAAGAATCACACGATACCTAAATGCACCT GCGATATGGTCTTACCAGTTATTGGAGCCAGGCATAATCGTTCGAGATCAGATATTGTTGGCAGCTTCGCGCAAAAAATGGTCAATGACAATGCTG GTCCATCGAATTTAAAATCTGCAAATACGAGCAGTTTATCTTTATCACATTCAGCGATAAGTCAGAGCGCAAAAAATATGATGTCGCCGTTATCAGCGTATATTATTGAAACAG CACTAGTTCAGGATAAAGGTAGAACTTTTGGAATATACGCTATCGCAGTGACCAGAGCTTCAGATAACGAAGTTTGGCACATATACAGGCGATATAGCGACTTTTACGATCTGCATGCGGCAATCAAAGAcaag TGGCCAGAACTTGGCCACCTTCCGTTCCCAGCCAAGAAGACATTTCAAAACACGTCGAGAAGTGTACTGGAGAGTCGAAAACGTATGCTCAACAACTATTTGCAAAGTTTAACTAGTATATCAAGAGACGCAAGGTATATGACATTACTATCGATGGAATACTTGGGAGGATTCCTCAGTCCGGAAATTCAGACTGAAAGACACGGTAATTCG ATTGATGCACTTCTGGTGAATTCTATAAAGGCGGGTATGAGAACATTGAAAAGCATGCCTGATCAATTCGCTAATACAGTGGATGGAGTTATGGATg GAATTTCAAAGGTATTTCAAGGAAAAAGTGGCGACAGTTATGATAACTTCAAGGTTGGGAGCTCTTCTGATATTCAAGAT gaTGGAGATGAAAGCGTGCCATTACGCTTATTGGAAGAGGTGTTGGGAATCCGAGGGTTGTGGCTGAGGAGACGACTTCTTGCACCGCTCAGGACCATGATAGCTGACCGTGTTAATAA aaaaGTATTAGAATTCGTTTCGTCGTTGACGTCACCAAGGAACATggtccaatatttaaaaacctttaa acaATGGTTGACTAATCGAAACAACCCCGCCGTGTCAGCGCGAGATGCGGCTACAAAAGCTAGGACCAGGGTTGCCGCTAAAGTAGCGCTATTGTCGGCAGCATCAG ATGACCTCAGGCACATAGTGGGAACTGACGCGGCACGTAGAGGCCTTCTAACAGTATTCGATCTATTCCAAACGCAAGAGATTAACAGGAGATTGCTGTTTGTGTTACTTGAAG TGACCTTGTGCAACCTATTCCCTGACAACCAAATTCAGGACATGTTCAAGAAGCTGTATTCAAAATCACCACGAGTACCCGTTGCGAAGAAATCggttaatgtataa